A portion of the Phycodurus eques isolate BA_2022a chromosome 3, UOR_Pequ_1.1, whole genome shotgun sequence genome contains these proteins:
- the aqp3a gene encoding aquaporin-3a — MGRQKFYLEKLSKTFQIRNLLLRQALAECLGTLILVMFGCGAVAQLVLSSGSHGLFLTVNFAFGFAATLGILVCGQISGGHLNPAVTFALCLLGRERWRKFPMYFLFQTIGGFFGAAIIFGMYYDALWDRPGAFNVTGPNATAGIFATYPGKHLTLVNGFFDQIIGTAALIVCILAIVDPYNNPIPQGLEAFTVGFVVLVIGLSMGFNSGYAVNPARDLGPRIFTAMAGWGTEVFTVRNGWFLVPVFAPFLGTIIGVIIYQVMVGFHEEGEVRDRKNAEAEESVRLTNIVANDKSKEATKQVH; from the exons ATGGGCAGACAAAAGTTCTATTTGGAGAAACTGTCCAAGACCTTCCAGATCCGCAACCTACTGCTTCGCCAGGCCTTGGCAGAATGTCTGGGCACCCTCATCCTTGTG ATGTTTGGCTGCGGTGCCGTGGCTCAGTTGGTGTTGAGCAGCGGTTCTCACGGTTTGTTTCTGACGGTCAACTTTGCCTTCGGCTTTGCCGCCACTTTGGGAATCCTGGTCTGTGGCCAAATATCAG GAGGACATCTGAACCCCGCAGTGACGTTTGCGCTGTGCCTGCTCGGCAGGGAACGCTGGAGAAAGTTTCCCATGTACTTCCTCTTTCAGACAATCGGCGGTTTCTTCGGTGCAGCCATCATTTTCGGCATGTACTATG ATGCCTTGTGGGACCGTCCTGGTGCTTTCAATGTCACTGGCCCAAATGCCACAGCTGGAATATTTGCCACCTATCCTGGAAAACATCTCACCCTCGTCAATGGGTTCTTTGATCAG ATTATTGGCACAGCAGCACTGATCGTTTGTATCCTGGCCATTGTTGATCCCTACAATAACCCCATCCCACAAGGATTGGAGGCCTTCACTGTGGGCTTTGTGGTTCTGGTCATTGGCTTGTCTATGGGATTCAACTCTGGCTACGCGGTCAATCCTGCCAGAGACCTCGGACCTCGTATTTTTACTGCAATGGCGGGGTGGGGAACAGAAGTCTTCAC TGTCAGAAATGGTTGGTTCCTCGTACccgtgtttgcccccttcctcgGCACTATCATCGGCGTGATCATCTACCAAGTTATGGTTGGTTTCCACGAGGAGGGAGAAGTACGCGACCGGAAGAACGCCGAGGCAGAGGAGAGTGTGCGGCTCACCAACATTGTGGCCAACGACAAGTCGAAAGAAGCTACAAAACAAGTGCACTGA